From the genome of Pelobacter propionicus DSM 2379, one region includes:
- a CDS encoding helix-turn-helix transcriptional regulator, which yields MASPVNRTYLRQTRDAAELLGKLIRLGRKERKMTEEELSGRAGISRRTLQKIERGDPKCEIGLVFEVANLVGVSLFGDEGNANISRNISRINDKLALLPQLVRSTVKVNDEF from the coding sequence ATGGCCTCTCCTGTGAACCGCACATATCTCCGTCAGACCAGGGATGCAGCTGAACTGCTGGGCAAGCTCATCCGACTTGGCAGGAAAGAGCGCAAGATGACTGAGGAAGAGCTGTCCGGTCGGGCGGGTATTTCTAGAAGGACATTGCAGAAGATTGAGCGAGGCGATCCGAAGTGTGAGATCGGCCTGGTGTTCGAGGTCGCCAATCTGGTCGGGGTGAGCCTGTTCGGGGATGAGGGGAACGCAAACATCTCCAGGAATATAAGTCGGATTAACGATAAGCTGGCTCTTCTGCCGCAGCTGGTTCGCAGCACCGTGAAAGTAAACGATGAATTCTGA
- the trfA gene encoding plasmid replication initiator TrfA: MQHNTMLPTDDYSSSESFEQILQSIAARPKFLPEWPETQRAMPNEILRSALFNCRNRNQARQFLKDAEIAMIGDGQVIYRGEELRQDDELVWLHLMHLAKKVSLGSCVCFTPYSFVKMLAWPIKGQSYERLRTCLSRMQATAIRFQSKRIGSFVSVSLILKFRSRNDANENLPRWEVWVGEEMRLLFDEEFLTRMNWETRRSLPDGIASKLYGYWSSHRKPFPVKTETLVKLCGSGMALRHFRIELKKALDVLVSVGFLDSWHVQEDLVTVTRKY; the protein is encoded by the coding sequence TTGCAACATAACACGATGCTCCCAACTGACGATTACAGCAGTTCAGAGTCCTTCGAACAAATCCTCCAGAGCATTGCGGCCAGACCTAAATTCCTTCCTGAATGGCCGGAAACCCAGCGAGCAATGCCCAACGAGATATTACGATCAGCACTATTCAACTGTCGCAACCGCAATCAGGCTCGTCAATTCCTCAAAGACGCAGAAATCGCAATGATCGGTGACGGCCAGGTCATCTATCGTGGAGAAGAACTGCGACAGGATGATGAACTGGTTTGGTTACACCTTATGCATCTTGCCAAAAAGGTCTCGCTCGGTTCCTGCGTGTGTTTCACCCCCTACTCCTTCGTCAAGATGCTCGCATGGCCAATCAAGGGTCAGAGCTATGAACGTCTTCGAACTTGTCTCAGCCGAATGCAGGCAACAGCCATCCGTTTTCAATCGAAGCGGATTGGAAGCTTTGTCAGTGTCTCACTGATCCTCAAGTTCAGATCTAGAAACGATGCGAATGAGAATCTGCCTCGCTGGGAAGTCTGGGTCGGTGAAGAGATGCGCCTTCTCTTCGACGAGGAATTCTTGACGAGGATGAACTGGGAGACCAGGAGATCCCTGCCTGACGGTATCGCATCCAAGCTGTACGGTTATTGGTCGAGCCACCGGAAACCTTTTCCTGTCAAGACAGAAACACTTGTCAAACTTTGCGGGTCAGGGATGGCGCTGCGTCATTTCCGAATAGAGCTGAAGAAGGCTCTCGATGTTCTGGTCAGTGTCGGTTTTCTCGACTCTTGGCATGTTCAGGAAGATCTGGTGACCGTCACACGGAAGTATTGA
- a CDS encoding type II toxin-antitoxin system HipA family toxin codes for MNSEYKEIFVWIWLPGETEPVVAGRLTAAGATYVFNYGRSYLQRDNAIAIYDAELPLRQGLLPLLSGLSIPGCLRDAAPDAWGRRVILNKKFGNKASGIDPAELDELSYLIESGSDRIGALDFQLSPTVYEPRNASGAPLEELIEATERVEKGIPLTPELAQALQHGTSIGGARPKALIQSDSRKFIAKFSTSSDLYSVVKAEYVAMRLAELAGLNVAPVSLERAAGKDVLLVERFDRTATANGWQRKSLVSALTMLALDEMMARYASYETLAELVRARFTSAPETLRELFSRIVFNILVGNTDDHARNHAAFWDGHLLTLTPAYDICPQARHGQIATQAMLVKGDDRSSRIATCLAAAPQFLLSEENAVEIIVKQVECIEQNWQTVCEEASMTEVDRNLLWGNQILNPYVFEELESGTLLDLATRFSRG; via the coding sequence ATGAATTCTGAGTACAAGGAAATTTTTGTCTGGATCTGGCTCCCTGGAGAGACAGAGCCGGTGGTTGCCGGGAGGCTTACGGCCGCAGGGGCGACGTATGTCTTCAACTACGGCAGGAGCTACCTGCAACGCGACAACGCTATAGCGATTTACGACGCTGAACTTCCCCTGCGTCAGGGGCTGCTTCCTCTCCTGTCAGGACTTTCCATCCCTGGATGTCTGCGGGATGCGGCTCCTGATGCCTGGGGTCGCAGGGTAATACTCAACAAGAAATTCGGGAACAAAGCCTCCGGAATCGACCCGGCTGAACTCGACGAACTCAGTTACCTTATTGAGTCCGGGTCCGACCGTATTGGCGCCCTGGATTTCCAGCTGTCACCTACCGTATACGAACCTCGAAATGCTTCCGGCGCTCCCCTTGAGGAGCTGATCGAAGCCACCGAGCGTGTCGAGAAGGGTATCCCGCTGACGCCGGAACTTGCCCAGGCCCTTCAGCATGGCACTTCCATCGGCGGGGCACGTCCCAAGGCGCTCATACAAAGCGACAGCCGGAAATTCATTGCGAAATTCTCAACGTCCTCCGACCTCTACTCTGTCGTCAAGGCCGAATATGTTGCCATGAGGCTGGCCGAGTTGGCCGGTCTCAATGTCGCGCCGGTCTCGCTGGAACGCGCTGCCGGTAAAGACGTGCTGCTGGTCGAGCGTTTCGATCGGACGGCAACGGCCAACGGCTGGCAGCGCAAGAGCCTTGTCTCAGCGCTGACAATGCTGGCCCTGGATGAAATGATGGCCCGCTACGCAAGCTACGAGACGTTGGCCGAGCTTGTGCGGGCACGATTCACTTCCGCACCGGAAACGCTACGCGAACTGTTCTCGCGCATCGTGTTCAACATCCTGGTTGGCAATACCGACGATCATGCCCGTAATCATGCAGCATTCTGGGATGGGCATTTACTGACCCTGACGCCTGCATACGATATCTGTCCCCAGGCACGTCATGGGCAGATCGCTACCCAGGCAATGCTGGTCAAGGGTGACGATCGTTCCAGCAGGATTGCCACCTGTCTTGCTGCAGCCCCGCAGTTTCTTCTTTCAGAGGAGAACGCCGTCGAGATCATCGTCAAGCAGGTCGAATGCATTGAGCAGAATTGGCAGACAGTCTGTGAGGAAGCATCGATGACCGAAGTTGACCGGAATCTGCTCTGGGGGAACCAGATACTGAATCCATATGTCTTTGAAGAGTTGGAATCAGGCACTCTATTAGACCTCGCCACACGGTTCAGTCGAGGATGA
- a CDS encoding helix-turn-helix domain-containing protein, which translates to MMKNSLKIKILMMQKGISGSHIAEKAGVHRTAVYHVISGRAKSQRLQRLIAQELGWSFEALWSG; encoded by the coding sequence ATGATGAAGAATTCGCTTAAAATTAAGATCCTGATGATGCAAAAAGGAATATCAGGATCACATATCGCCGAAAAAGCAGGTGTGCATCGTACCGCCGTCTACCACGTAATCAGCGGGAGAGCAAAATCACAACGTCTGCAGAGGCTAATTGCCCAGGAACTTGGATGGTCTTTCGAAGCGCTTTGGTCCGGCTGA
- a CDS encoding LexA family transcriptional regulator, giving the protein MSSKNQLIDEILIESIIEKLKTALGLKNDTEVAKALESDPRLLGTWKKRGTVPYEKIIKLCIRKNINLQWLFSDGSSLPTICRDNGLVSEEDGYIKVPRYEVRASAGGGAIIHSEQIVDHLYFKAEWVKNALGIPRDFLVLISVQGDSMEPTLSNGDLILVDTRTSRVEDGAIYVVQYGDALLVKRLQKKYDGSVVIRSDNPLYEAEIIHGEDALNLIIVGRVVWAGGLI; this is encoded by the coding sequence ATGTCAAGCAAGAATCAGCTTATTGATGAAATTTTGATCGAGAGCATCATCGAAAAGCTGAAAACTGCTCTCGGATTGAAGAACGATACTGAGGTAGCAAAAGCGCTTGAAAGCGACCCAAGGTTGCTTGGCACCTGGAAAAAACGGGGGACTGTCCCGTACGAGAAAATCATCAAATTGTGCATTCGGAAGAACATCAATTTGCAGTGGTTGTTCTCGGATGGCAGTTCTCTTCCGACAATTTGTCGAGATAACGGTTTGGTCTCCGAAGAGGACGGCTACATCAAGGTGCCCCGATACGAGGTGAGGGCCAGTGCCGGTGGTGGAGCGATCATCCACAGCGAGCAGATTGTGGATCATCTGTATTTCAAGGCGGAATGGGTAAAGAATGCGTTGGGAATTCCGCGGGATTTCCTAGTACTCATTTCAGTCCAAGGCGACAGCATGGAACCGACTTTGAGTAATGGCGACCTTATTCTGGTGGACACCAGGACATCTCGTGTCGAGGATGGAGCGATTTACGTTGTTCAATATGGGGATGCCCTGCTCGTAAAACGTCTTCAAAAGAAATACGATGGCTCAGTGGTGATCCGTAGTGACAATCCTCTTTACGAGGCTGAAATTATTCATGGCGAGGACGCGTTGAATCTAATAATCGTCGGTAGGGTAGTATGGGCCGGCGGTCTGATTTAG
- a CDS encoding ATP-binding protein: MLKQIIRDFHLSPLPALKRRTLQVPTNTGKIITLVGVRRSGKTSYLFNLIENLLKQCVPMDRILYVNFEDERLNLKTEELDLLLQAYQELYPDIQVEGCHFFFDEIQNIDGWDKFVRRVYDKGTKKIYITGSNARFLSSEIATSLRGRTISYEVFPLSFREYLFFKDVVPDINSTKSIAQINHHLADYLKNGGFPEVIGYDDALRNRVLQEYFNVMIYRDLLERYEIKNLPALKFFLKRILSSATKQISVNNIYNELKSSGFKIGKTQLYDNLEACVNIYMAQLLRKHTNSLVDRELGEKKIYAIDSGLLNAIDYKFSDDTGKSLEQAVFLELKRREKDVYFFKDKFECDFIIKHGSDVTEAIQVTVTMSDEKTRNREIKGLTECCNEFGLQEGLIITLDSSEEFELNGIKIRVVPLYRWLLI; encoded by the coding sequence TTGCTAAAACAGATCATAAGAGATTTCCATCTCTCACCGCTGCCGGCGCTTAAGCGTCGAACATTGCAGGTACCTACCAACACGGGGAAAATAATTACGCTCGTGGGTGTTCGGCGAAGCGGAAAAACTTCCTACCTGTTTAATCTCATCGAGAACCTCCTGAAACAGTGCGTTCCGATGGATAGAATTCTGTACGTCAACTTTGAGGATGAGCGGCTTAATCTGAAAACCGAGGAGCTTGATCTTCTGCTGCAGGCTTACCAGGAGCTTTATCCCGATATACAGGTGGAGGGATGTCACTTTTTCTTTGATGAGATCCAGAACATCGATGGTTGGGATAAGTTTGTGCGGCGGGTGTACGACAAGGGAACGAAAAAAATCTACATAACCGGCTCAAATGCCCGCTTCCTGAGTAGTGAGATTGCCACCAGCCTTCGTGGTAGAACGATCAGCTATGAGGTGTTTCCGCTATCGTTCCGCGAATACCTTTTCTTCAAGGACGTTGTGCCGGATATCAACAGTACGAAGTCTATCGCTCAGATTAACCATCACTTGGCAGACTACTTGAAGAATGGTGGTTTCCCGGAGGTAATCGGGTATGACGACGCTTTGCGTAATCGGGTTCTACAGGAATACTTCAATGTCATGATCTATCGTGACTTGCTCGAACGATATGAGATCAAAAATCTGCCGGCACTGAAATTCTTTTTGAAGAGGATCTTGTCATCGGCCACAAAGCAGATCTCGGTCAATAACATCTATAACGAATTGAAGTCATCAGGGTTCAAGATAGGGAAAACCCAGCTATACGACAATCTGGAAGCCTGCGTGAACATCTATATGGCGCAGTTATTGAGGAAGCATACCAACTCGCTCGTGGATCGGGAGTTGGGTGAGAAGAAGATTTATGCCATAGATAGCGGTCTGTTGAATGCCATTGACTACAAATTTTCCGATGATACCGGCAAGTCTCTGGAGCAGGCAGTATTTCTGGAACTGAAACGGCGCGAAAAAGATGTCTACTTCTTCAAGGACAAATTCGAATGTGATTTCATCATCAAGCATGGCTCTGACGTGACAGAAGCCATCCAGGTCACAGTAACAATGAGTGATGAAAAGACCAGAAATCGAGAAATCAAGGGTCTTACGGAGTGCTGCAATGAATTCGGATTACAGGAAGGATTGATAATTACCCTCGATAGCTCGGAAGAATTTGAGCTGAATGGGATCAAGATCCGAGTGGTGCCCCTCTATCGGTGGCTATTAATCTGA
- a CDS encoding type-F conjugative transfer system secretin TraK, translating to MFALLVALLAPAVAHSADHVGIEKQKTTVDTSNEKPAEGEFPTVVLPEAATAIRLSSSDINRIACPSEISEVLTSTEKGITVKITGKDAFVKFKVVKKGDKFSYSSTPTEFYVVCGDKVFSMVAFPQRVPSQTIRLSSGLEKKIRENLSLYSGLPFEKKVLKAIREVYTENIPDSYTINKQEKRFITFKEILLTLKRTVDIEGEGLRIKEYEASLRGATPEFKMNEKMFLRAALAENPIAISLERHILRTGDSSRIFVVEQRAERQGPHKLAGDLPMLDQPQQGQPVAKPGLQKDPPVNRTEQDGQETDDER from the coding sequence ATGTTTGCATTACTGGTCGCATTGCTGGCACCGGCAGTGGCCCATTCTGCTGACCACGTGGGAATCGAGAAACAGAAGACCACCGTTGACACGTCTAACGAGAAACCGGCTGAAGGTGAATTCCCGACGGTGGTCTTACCTGAGGCAGCAACCGCCATTCGTCTGTCGAGTTCAGACATCAACCGCATTGCCTGCCCCAGCGAGATCAGTGAAGTGCTCACTTCAACCGAGAAGGGGATCACGGTCAAGATCACCGGCAAGGATGCATTTGTGAAGTTCAAGGTGGTGAAGAAAGGGGACAAGTTTTCCTACTCTTCGACACCGACTGAGTTTTATGTCGTCTGCGGTGACAAAGTCTTCAGCATGGTTGCCTTTCCCCAGAGGGTTCCTTCCCAGACGATCCGGCTTTCTTCCGGCCTGGAGAAGAAAATCAGGGAGAACCTCTCCCTGTATTCCGGTCTGCCCTTTGAGAAGAAAGTTCTCAAGGCCATCAGGGAGGTCTACACCGAGAATATCCCCGACTCTTACACCATCAACAAGCAGGAGAAGCGGTTCATTACGTTCAAGGAAATCCTGCTCACCCTCAAACGGACAGTGGATATCGAAGGGGAAGGCCTTCGAATCAAGGAGTACGAGGCTTCGCTACGCGGTGCAACCCCCGAGTTCAAGATGAACGAAAAGATGTTTCTAAGAGCAGCTCTGGCGGAAAACCCGATAGCGATTTCCCTGGAACGCCACATTTTACGGACAGGCGACTCATCGCGAATTTTTGTGGTGGAGCAGCGCGCCGAACGACAGGGCCCCCATAAACTGGCCGGCGACCTGCCGATGTTGGACCAGCCGCAACAGGGGCAGCCCGTTGCCAAACCCGGTCTTCAGAAAGATCCCCCCGTAAACCGCACCGAACAGGATGGCCAGGAGACTGATGATGAAAGATAA
- a CDS encoding OmpA family protein produces MPRVFSPSPPEDNQYEDQISGGYMPVKLMTAASLVLVVPLSAFAMDIRQRPFSYSFDTAASQSGDTFVVCTECPDSKLSLLPAVANVAVRMSSPVATQPASAPIDVTAVAPNKEQVATKRLIGTVHFRFDSSSLSHADLGGLDKLSKEIFAGSTVDLTGHTCTIGTDDYNKKLSFRRAEAVATALKARGVNIGTIEGRGKCCPASQDKRQNRRVEIIGIRKEGM; encoded by the coding sequence GTGCCTCGCGTATTCTCACCTTCCCCCCCTGAAGATAATCAATATGAAGATCAAATTTCCGGAGGGTACATGCCGGTAAAGCTCATGACCGCAGCATCGCTTGTTCTGGTTGTTCCGTTGTCGGCATTCGCAATGGACATTCGGCAACGTCCATTCTCGTATTCCTTTGATACCGCTGCTTCCCAAAGTGGGGACACCTTCGTTGTTTGCACCGAGTGCCCGGACAGCAAGCTGTCTCTGCTGCCCGCTGTTGCCAATGTAGCGGTGAGAATGAGCAGCCCAGTGGCGACTCAGCCAGCTTCAGCACCAATTGATGTCACGGCGGTTGCCCCCAATAAAGAACAGGTGGCAACAAAAAGACTTATCGGGACAGTTCATTTCCGGTTCGACAGTTCTTCGCTGTCCCATGCTGACCTGGGAGGACTGGACAAGCTATCAAAGGAGATTTTCGCTGGTTCGACAGTCGACCTGACCGGACACACCTGTACCATCGGTACAGACGACTACAACAAAAAACTGTCTTTCAGGAGGGCAGAGGCGGTTGCCACAGCGCTGAAGGCCAGGGGGGTGAACATCGGGACTATTGAAGGCAGAGGTAAATGCTGCCCTGCCTCGCAGGACAAACGACAGAACAGACGAGTGGAAATCATCGGAATTCGAAAGGAGGGGATGTGA
- a CDS encoding type IV conjugative transfer system protein TraE, whose protein sequence is MNLDLFLQKSSNIFAENRLLKFVVVVLGIAVAINTAGLFIALNSQRVILVPPAINSKISISGDKASEEYLKEFTRYILNLALTYNPVNARSQFSELLAVYDPAEFQATRKELYELADKIENTQASSAFYIHSIINDTEKRRLEVTGTKKTYMVDQKAEDTQKVYLIEYRFENGKFILVRLYEKPAQGDNGGA, encoded by the coding sequence GTGAACCTCGATCTATTCCTGCAGAAAAGTTCCAACATCTTTGCCGAGAACCGGTTACTCAAGTTCGTGGTGGTGGTCCTCGGCATCGCCGTAGCCATCAATACCGCCGGCTTGTTCATAGCCTTGAACAGCCAACGTGTCATCCTCGTTCCTCCGGCCATCAACTCGAAAATCTCGATTTCCGGTGACAAGGCCTCGGAGGAATACCTCAAGGAGTTCACACGCTACATCCTGAATCTGGCCCTGACCTACAACCCAGTCAATGCCCGGTCACAGTTCAGTGAACTGCTGGCCGTCTATGACCCGGCCGAATTCCAGGCAACCAGGAAAGAGCTGTACGAATTGGCTGACAAAATCGAAAACACCCAGGCCTCCAGCGCCTTTTATATCCATTCGATCATCAACGACACCGAGAAGAGGCGGCTCGAAGTTACTGGCACCAAGAAGACCTACATGGTGGATCAGAAGGCCGAAGATACCCAGAAGGTCTACCTCATCGAATACCGCTTTGAGAACGGGAAATTCATCCTGGTCCGCCTCTACGAGAAACCGGCTCAGGGTGACAACGGGGGGGCATGA
- a CDS encoding type IV conjugative transfer system protein TraL — translation MTRKFPQYLTKPFQVLWFEPDDLAVMSASFIFAQQFGGWLWLTMIIIPWAYGRFKRQYPRGFLRHVLYFIGLAPMKGYPQFFERDFLE, via the coding sequence TTGACCCGCAAGTTTCCCCAATATCTGACCAAGCCGTTTCAGGTTCTCTGGTTCGAACCTGACGACTTGGCGGTCATGTCGGCCAGTTTCATCTTCGCCCAGCAGTTCGGAGGGTGGCTGTGGCTGACCATGATCATTATCCCGTGGGCATATGGCCGCTTCAAACGACAGTACCCACGAGGTTTCCTGCGGCATGTGCTCTACTTTATTGGCTTGGCGCCGATGAAAGGTTACCCACAGTTTTTCGAAAGAGATTTTCTGGAATGA
- a CDS encoding ParM/StbA family protein, protein MGVFVCDLGFSSAKWMYEERKGRIISAFRYDGDNLLVGEEALLSSGSSYLKTMEELVRFYPEFVGHCVKAAKVEGLISLAVGLPYSYWQDQNKPGGAVPSLGKALTGALITDVAVFPQGLGGLRDYLDNVEERPEGNVLGIDIGFNTIIFTLFSPQKKQIIYGKTLNKRGVHQMATSYLLPRIKDLAPSGTFTPVEIAFLIEKGYLQYGFDRHDVRKEINEAGIAYIEHIIRDVQGELQAHVGMHADFDRVLLFGGGAALLKGEFPAKNIEVIVLPAPEFANARGFRSLAGGK, encoded by the coding sequence ATGGGAGTGTTCGTTTGCGATCTGGGGTTTTCATCGGCTAAGTGGATGTACGAAGAGCGTAAGGGGAGGATCATCTCTGCCTTTAGGTATGACGGAGATAATCTGCTAGTGGGAGAGGAGGCCCTCCTGTCATCCGGTTCGTCCTACCTGAAAACGATGGAAGAACTTGTGAGGTTCTATCCCGAGTTTGTCGGCCACTGTGTCAAGGCAGCCAAGGTTGAAGGTTTGATCTCTCTTGCGGTCGGCCTGCCATATTCCTATTGGCAGGATCAGAATAAACCCGGCGGAGCGGTTCCGTCCCTTGGAAAAGCATTGACCGGAGCGCTCATCACAGACGTTGCCGTATTCCCGCAAGGACTTGGCGGTCTCAGAGACTACCTGGATAATGTCGAGGAGCGTCCCGAAGGAAATGTCCTGGGGATAGACATTGGTTTCAACACCATCATCTTTACGCTCTTCTCGCCGCAGAAGAAGCAGATCATCTACGGAAAGACTCTCAACAAACGAGGTGTTCACCAGATGGCTACCAGCTATCTGCTGCCACGGATAAAAGACCTGGCACCTTCAGGCACATTCACCCCGGTGGAGATTGCCTTCCTGATCGAGAAAGGCTATCTGCAATACGGTTTCGATCGGCATGATGTCCGAAAGGAAATAAACGAAGCCGGCATCGCATACATCGAGCACATCATCCGGGATGTTCAAGGAGAACTGCAGGCACATGTCGGCATGCACGCCGACTTTGACCGGGTGCTGCTGTTCGGTGGTGGCGCCGCACTGCTGAAAGGTGAATTCCCGGCAAAAAATATTGAGGTTATCGTTCTACCGGCTCCGGAATTTGCCAATGCCCGCGGTTTCCGTTCACTTGCTGGCGGGAAGTGA
- a CDS encoding DsbC family protein, which produces MKTANNKKLMVGGLMMVIMTAAGFSMANENLRTEKDALMKTFPNLKMDGFRESPLKGLYEITAGDQVFYFSPEGYLFFGELWTKDGKNLTAEMREKVATERINSLPLDKALKVGNGPKKVIEFTDPDCPYCRKVDGYLAKRTDVTRYIYFVPLRRIHPDAEKKARYILSQSDRNKAFHDVFTGQLDGKPISIAEDAQQQQLEEMEKIAAGIGIRGTPALWIEGAHVNGADIQLISRLLDEGKEVSKPQSH; this is translated from the coding sequence GTGAAGACCGCAAACAACAAGAAACTTATGGTCGGCGGGCTGATGATGGTCATCATGACTGCGGCGGGTTTCTCTATGGCTAACGAAAATCTGAGAACGGAGAAAGATGCCCTGATGAAGACCTTTCCAAATTTGAAAATGGACGGCTTCAGGGAATCGCCGCTCAAAGGCCTATATGAGATCACCGCAGGCGACCAGGTGTTTTACTTCAGCCCTGAAGGATACCTGTTTTTTGGTGAATTATGGACCAAAGACGGCAAGAACCTGACAGCCGAGATGCGGGAGAAGGTTGCCACTGAACGAATCAACAGTCTCCCCCTTGATAAGGCCCTGAAAGTCGGCAATGGCCCGAAAAAGGTCATCGAGTTCACCGACCCCGACTGTCCCTATTGCCGCAAGGTGGACGGCTATCTTGCGAAGCGTACCGATGTGACGCGCTACATTTATTTCGTCCCGCTCCGCAGAATCCATCCTGACGCCGAAAAGAAGGCCCGTTACATCTTGTCCCAATCTGATCGGAACAAGGCATTCCATGATGTTTTTACCGGTCAACTGGACGGCAAACCGATTTCCATCGCCGAAGATGCGCAGCAACAGCAACTGGAGGAAATGGAGAAGATCGCTGCCGGGATTGGAATACGGGGAACACCGGCTCTCTGGATCGAAGGTGCTCACGTGAATGGTGCGGACATCCAACTGATATCCAGATTGCTTGACGAGGGAAAGGAGGTAAGCAAGCCACAATCGCACTGA
- a CDS encoding sigma-70 RNA polymerase sigma factor region 4 domain-containing protein: MDFFKAMQWVQENEPTINSKIRQYRKFTPYEMCDFLQEAYEAALVAVLRSQEKNIPFEAAFWTTFRNKISVLTPDPNFTHGSNSIPSHICCGDIDSIEQTSHRCDEGADIEAIFEAISHHLTKRERETLSFSLGVAEQGKLTTHEIADLYGCSDFNVRDTLKRAFRRIKQLADNGTIVVDRMRLVTQQHQEIMSGCEAIHDFKQLGYSARSPPS, translated from the coding sequence ATGGATTTCTTCAAGGCAATGCAATGGGTGCAAGAGAACGAACCCACTATCAATAGCAAGATCAGGCAGTACCGAAAATTCACTCCCTATGAAATGTGCGACTTCCTGCAAGAGGCATATGAAGCAGCTCTGGTTGCTGTCCTCCGCAGTCAGGAGAAGAACATTCCGTTCGAGGCTGCATTCTGGACCACATTCCGGAACAAGATCAGTGTTCTGACTCCCGACCCTAACTTCACGCATGGCTCGAATTCGATACCCTCGCATATCTGTTGTGGCGACATCGATTCGATCGAACAGACGAGTCACAGGTGTGATGAAGGCGCTGACATCGAGGCGATCTTCGAGGCCATTTCACACCACTTGACGAAACGGGAAAGAGAAACCCTGTCTTTCTCCCTGGGGGTAGCGGAACAAGGGAAACTAACAACCCACGAGATCGCTGATCTTTACGGCTGCTCTGACTTTAATGTCCGAGACACTCTGAAAAGGGCGTTCAGACGAATAAAACAACTCGCAGACAACGGAACCATCGTCGTTGACCGCATGAGGCTCGTGACACAACAGCACCAGGAAATAATGTCTGGCTGTGAAGCCATACATGACTTCAAGCAGTTGGGTTACTCGGCAAGAAGCCCGCCTTCATGA